GTTTTTCCGCAACTTTTGGTGTGACAGCGATAATATACATTCCGATAATGGTTTTTTTGATAAATAAGTTATTAAAACAAAATAGAAAGGATACTGCTGTGAGTAACAGTGCTATTAGCTAAGGGCAAAGAAGGGTTATGTAAGTTGGTTATTCTGGGGGGATAATTTAATATTGGAAAAATGTTTTCAAAAGAGTATACTATTATTATAGTATACAATTTTAAAAAAGAATGGAGATAAAGGGATGAAGCTATCTGAAAGAATAGAAAGAAATTTATTGAATTATCTGCAGACTAGGACGCATACCGGAACTGAGCTTGAAAGGAATAACGAGATGTTCTTTAAGAAGTGGTTTGATTCAGTGCCGTATCTGAAAAGGGACCCGGAATATTGCGGATTTTATGAAATGAAAAATGATATTTTAAACAGAAGCTGTCCGTGGGCGCTGCTTAAGGGAGAAGGAACTAAGACTATAGTGATGATTCACCACACCGATACGGTTGATACGGATGATTATGGGAAATACAAGCAGTTTGCTTATACTCCGGATGAATTAGAAAAGCATTTTAAGTCTGAAAACGTTGAGATGGATGAAACTTCTAAAGAAGATTTATATTCGGGAAAGTGGATGTTTGGCAGAGGCGCTTCAGATATGAAAGGCGGAGCAAGCATAGCTTTATCATTGTTTGAAGAATATTCGGGAGAAGAAAATTTTGCAGGTAATATACTTTTGATGGGTGTTCCGGATGAGGAGAACCTGTCTGCCGGTATGAGATCGGCAGTGATGTTGATGAAGGGGCTTAGAGAAAAATACGAATTGGAATATGCATTGATGTTAAATGTTGAGCCTCATGAAAGAAGCAACGAAGATGAAATAACAATTTATGACGGTTCTGTTGGAAAGATGATGCCCATATTTCTTGTGCGTGGTAAGCTTGCCCATGTCAGCCAGATTTACAATGGCTTTAATCCGGTTACTTTGCTGTCAAAAATAGTGGTAAAGACCGATTTGAATCCTGATTTTATGGAAAAAGCAGGGAATACGGTGACTCCTCCTCCAACATGGCTGTATTTTAAGGATAGAAAATATGTGTACGATGTGTCACTGCCTTTAACAGCCGGAGGATATATGTCAGTTCTTACTCTCACAAAATCTCCCAAGGAAATTTTGGATCAGCTTAAAAAAGTAAGTATTGAGGCATTTAAAGAAGTTATATCCAGTATGAGGTTAAGCTATGATAAATATAAAAGTTTATCAGACGTGGATTCCAATGCAGCGGAGTGGAAGCCCAACGTAAAATTTTACGGTGAAGTTTATAGAGAAATAAAAGATAAAAAGGGCGATATGTTTACGACGGAATTGGCTGAATTTCAAAAAGAACTGGAGATCAAGATTAATAAAAAC
Above is a window of Sedimentibacter sp. MB35-C1 DNA encoding:
- a CDS encoding M20/M25/M40 family metallo-hydrolase; its protein translation is MKLSERIERNLLNYLQTRTHTGTELERNNEMFFKKWFDSVPYLKRDPEYCGFYEMKNDILNRSCPWALLKGEGTKTIVMIHHTDTVDTDDYGKYKQFAYTPDELEKHFKSENVEMDETSKEDLYSGKWMFGRGASDMKGGASIALSLFEEYSGEENFAGNILLMGVPDEENLSAGMRSAVMLMKGLREKYELEYALMLNVEPHERSNEDEITIYDGSVGKMMPIFLVRGKLAHVSQIYNGFNPVTLLSKIVVKTDLNPDFMEKAGNTVTPPPTWLYFKDRKYVYDVSLPLTAGGYMSVLTLTKSPKEILDQLKKVSIEAFKEVISSMRLSYDKYKSLSDVDSNAAEWKPNVKFYGEVYREIKDKKGDMFTTELAEFQKELEIKINKNEINRIDGAYLLIEKTLEYYDDLSPMVIIALAPPYYPSINNSMLKNSDETNELLIKLDKFARSEIGSGIYTQNYFTGISDLSYAAFTADSENIDYISSNMIFWGDTYYIPLDTIKEQSVPVLNIGPWGRDLHKYTERVYKKDLFENIPKLIDFTVRNVLSRNF